In the Prochlorococcus marinus CUG1438 genome, GGAAAACTTCCAGGGGAAATAGTTGAACAAAACTACAATCTAGAATATGGAGAGGATGCTCTTTGCATACAAAAATATTCTTTAAATAAATATAATTCCTATGTAATTATTGACGATCTACTTGCTACTGGGGGGACTGTTGAATGTGTAGCAAACTTACTATCAAAAAATAATAAAAATATAAAAGGATTACTCACTGTAATCGAGTTAAATCATCTAAAGGGAAGGACTCGATTTGATTTCCCAGTTGAATCAGTAATAAAGTT is a window encoding:
- a CDS encoding adenine phosphoribosyltransferase — encoded protein: MKKFEDLINTYKDFPKKGVDFKDVLGILHEPEVFHELIMRMCSSQIIKNSEAIISIDARGFIFGSAVSLKSSKPMIVARKPGKLPGEIVEQNYNLEYGEDALCIQKYSLNKYNSYVIIDDLLATGGTVECVANLLSKNNKNIKGLLTVIELNHLKGRTRFDFPVESVIKL